CTGCTCGTAGCCGTCGTCGGCGCCGTGGTCGTGCTGGTCATCTATCATCTCGTCATCCGCGGCACGGCGCGCTGAGCGCGACGGGTCCGGAATTAGCGTTCAACGACACACTTCAGGAGAGCGACATGACAAAGACCCTTACAGGCTTGTTCGACCAATATGACGACGCGCGCCGCGCCGTCCAGGATCTTGAGGCGAGCGGCGTTCCCCACCGCGACATCAGCATCGTCGCGAATAATGCGCGCGGCGCCCACAAGGCAGATGCGGTCGCATCCGAGGCGGGCGAGGACGCCGGCAAGGGCGCTGGCATCGGAGCGGCTGTTGGCGGCGTCGGTGGCCTGCTTGCCGGACTTGGACTGCTCGCTATTCCGGGCCTGGGCCCGGTCGTTGCAGCCGGTTGGCTCGCAGCGACGGCGGTGGGTGCTGTTGGCGGTGCCGCGATCGGCGGGGCCGCCGGTGGCCTCATCGGCGCGCTCACTCATGCCGGTGTTCCCGAGGAGGACGCACATGTCTACGCCGAAGGTGTGCGACGTGGCGGCAGTCTCGTCACGGCGAAGGTCGAGGAGGACCTCGTTCCGACGGCGCGCAGGATCCTGAACGACGATCGCAGCGTCGATCTGACGTCCCGGCGTGCTGCGTATCGCAACGAGGGCTGGAACGGCTTCGACGCCGCCGCACCGGAATATTCGGCCGACGAGATCGAAGCCGAGCAGGAGCGGTATCGCCGCCTCTGAACCTCTTTCAAGGATGATGATCATGAAGACGTTGATTTGTGCGTCCATTGCAGCGGCACTCACATTCGCTACCGGCGCATTTGCCCAGTCGCAGGCGGCCAGGTCCACATCGGCGATCAAGACGGCGCATACCGTCAATGACGGGACCGCTGAGGCCGGCCACAACTCGTTCACCGAGAAGCAGGCCCGCGAGCACATCGCGAAGTCCGGCTATACGGCCGT
This genomic window from Sphingomonas abietis contains:
- a CDS encoding general stress protein; its protein translation is MFDQYDDARRAVQDLEASGVPHRDISIVANNARGAHKADAVASEAGEDAGKGAGIGAAVGGVGGLLAGLGLLAIPGLGPVVAAGWLAATAVGAVGGAAIGGAAGGLIGALTHAGVPEEDAHVYAEGVRRGGSLVTAKVEEDLVPTARRILNDDRSVDLTSRRAAYRNEGWNGFDAAAPEYSADEIEAEQERYRRL